Proteins from a genomic interval of Streptomyces sp. NBC_00820:
- the erpA gene encoding iron-sulfur cluster insertion protein ErpA translates to MSVSDETTTVTDGIILTDAAASKVKALLDQEGRDDLALRVAVQPGGCSGLRYQLFFDERSLDGDVVKDFDGVKVVTDRMSAPYLGGATVDFVDTIEKQGFTIDNPNATGSCACGDSFS, encoded by the coding sequence ATGTCCGTATCGGACGAGACCACCACCGTCACCGACGGCATCATCCTGACCGACGCCGCCGCGTCCAAGGTCAAGGCCCTGCTCGACCAGGAGGGTCGCGACGACCTCGCCCTGCGTGTCGCCGTCCAGCCCGGCGGCTGCTCCGGCCTGCGTTACCAGCTCTTCTTCGACGAGCGCTCGCTCGACGGCGACGTGGTGAAGGACTTCGACGGGGTCAAGGTCGTCACCGACCGCATGAGCGCCCCCTACCTCGGCGGCGCCACCGTCGACTTCGTGGACACGATCGAGAAGCAGGGCTTCACGATCGACAACCCGAACGCGACCGGCTCCTGCGCCTGCGGCGACTCCTTCAGCTGA